A window of the Cystobacter fuscus genome harbors these coding sequences:
- a CDS encoding DUF4238 domain-containing protein, with protein MKCHFVPQGYLRRFTNEKNLLECCDLHRDYQLTRTQSTKATAQIEDWYVLRKPQDTPVLEYVGEKDIEEAFVSLYEKDLPAALDRLERQSITFSDKELLARFVAIQLHRAPISREYYRQVKRQDAKQVLSHEKTLQRNAGIARGFLGTLVSGITLEPFLMESTWVLVRRTGTTPFITSDNPIHAHNHPQNQNHLAQVQDFMAARGQSFSDAELKARKGGYGVSVSPQHVLYINTSLPRNPADIWVETGSWDEARVQQYNDLVFRSCLSCVYTVTKELALSYAQRHTRGEIQNDLFVDDPFQETIQSPNTSGQESQGPEPST; from the coding sequence ATGAAATGCCACTTCGTCCCACAGGGATATTTGCGCCGGTTCACCAACGAGAAGAACCTTCTTGAGTGCTGCGACCTCCACCGGGATTATCAGCTCACCAGGACTCAATCGACGAAGGCGACGGCGCAAATCGAAGACTGGTACGTGCTGCGCAAGCCACAGGACACGCCTGTCCTTGAGTATGTAGGAGAGAAGGACATTGAAGAGGCTTTCGTGTCTCTTTACGAGAAGGACTTGCCTGCGGCTCTGGATCGCTTGGAGCGCCAGAGTATCACCTTCTCAGACAAGGAACTCCTGGCAAGATTTGTGGCTATTCAACTGCACCGAGCCCCCATCTCCAGGGAGTATTACCGGCAGGTGAAACGTCAGGATGCCAAGCAGGTGCTTTCTCATGAGAAAACCTTGCAGCGCAATGCAGGAATTGCGCGCGGCTTCCTGGGAACGCTCGTGAGCGGGATAACTCTTGAGCCATTTCTAATGGAGTCTACTTGGGTGCTTGTCAGGAGGACAGGGACCACGCCATTCATTACGAGCGACAACCCCATTCACGCTCACAACCACCCGCAGAACCAGAACCACCTTGCGCAGGTGCAGGACTTCATGGCCGCGCGCGGCCAATCTTTCAGTGATGCAGAACTCAAGGCTCGAAAAGGCGGGTATGGCGTAAGCGTCTCTCCTCAGCATGTGCTTTACATCAACACAAGCCTGCCTAGAAATCCAGCAGACATCTGGGTGGAGACTGGTAGTTGGGACGAGGCCAGGGTGCAGCAGTACAACGACCTCGTTTTCAGGTCATGCCTGAGTTGCGTCTACACTGTAACGAAGGAACTTGCGTTGAGCTACGCTCAAAGGCACACGCGCGGCGAAATTCAGAACGATCTCTTCGTCGACGACCCCTTCCAGGAGACTATCCAAAGCCCTAATACGTCAGGACAGGAGAGCCAAGGACCAGAGCCGAGTACATGA
- a CDS encoding ISAzo13 family transposase — MAQAIRAKYLALEGVLNERARRLWAATESLTIGYGGDAVVASATGLARATIRAGREELKKGEAVTERQRRPGGGRKALALVQGGWVEALERMVAPTTRGDPMSPLRWTCKSTRNLAAELRHEGFVVSHMSVGKKLHELGYNLHALRKNQEGTSHPDRNAQFEHISAMVEDFQARNQPVISVDTKKKELVGSFRNVGREWQPTGRPEEVNVHDFPEDAVGKAIPYGVFDMTRNEAWVSVGRDHDTPAFAVASIRQWWKTMGLPAYPSATELLITADAGGSNGYRTRAWKKELQELADDTGLNIHVCHFPPGTSKWNKIEHRLFCHITQNWRGKPLTSFETVVNLIGRTRTTRGLRVKARLDKKQYPTGVEITKTEMKRLALRKDDFHGDWNYLLEPRRTE; from the coding sequence ATGGCTCAGGCCATCCGTGCCAAGTACCTCGCCCTTGAGGGAGTCCTGAATGAGAGGGCACGCCGATTGTGGGCAGCGACGGAGTCGCTCACGATAGGCTACGGCGGCGACGCGGTGGTTGCGAGCGCAACTGGTTTGGCGCGGGCGACGATCCGAGCAGGCCGCGAGGAGTTGAAGAAAGGCGAAGCGGTCACTGAACGTCAGCGTCGGCCTGGCGGTGGCCGCAAGGCGCTTGCCTTGGTACAGGGAGGATGGGTCGAGGCACTCGAGCGTATGGTTGCGCCGACGACGAGAGGGGATCCGATGTCGCCACTGCGATGGACGTGCAAGAGCACGCGAAATCTGGCAGCGGAGTTGCGGCACGAGGGGTTCGTGGTCAGCCACATGAGCGTCGGAAAGAAGCTGCACGAGCTGGGCTACAACCTCCACGCGTTGCGCAAGAACCAAGAGGGCACGTCTCATCCAGACCGCAACGCGCAATTCGAGCACATCAGCGCGATGGTGGAGGACTTCCAGGCGCGAAACCAGCCAGTCATCTCCGTCGATACGAAGAAGAAGGAGCTCGTCGGCAGCTTCAGGAACGTAGGCCGTGAGTGGCAACCGACGGGGCGGCCGGAGGAGGTCAACGTCCACGACTTTCCCGAAGATGCGGTGGGCAAGGCGATCCCCTACGGAGTTTTCGACATGACTCGAAACGAGGCATGGGTGAGCGTCGGGCGAGATCATGACACACCGGCTTTTGCCGTCGCATCAATTCGACAATGGTGGAAAACGATGGGTTTGCCAGCCTATCCGAGTGCGACGGAACTTCTCATCACAGCAGATGCAGGCGGCAGCAACGGGTACCGGACACGTGCCTGGAAGAAAGAACTGCAAGAGTTGGCTGATGACACGGGGCTGAACATCCACGTGTGCCACTTTCCGCCAGGAACGAGCAAGTGGAACAAAATCGAACATCGGCTCTTCTGCCACATCACCCAGAACTGGAGGGGCAAGCCACTGACCAGTTTTGAGACAGTCGTCAATCTCATCGGAAGAACGCGAACTACCAGAGGTCTGCGCGTCAAGGCGCGGTTGGACAAAAAGCAATATCCGACGGGCGTCGAGATCACGAAGACAGAAATGAAGCGACTGGCGCTGCGAAAGGATGATTTCCATGGCGACTGGAATTACCTTTTGGAGCCGCGGCGCACCGAATGA
- a CDS encoding DUF6310 domain-containing protein: MRFRACIALLLYVSACATSAPSAREPAARDPRLANLQRAAMLPWTDGGRCAVREASEPWPVLAERCYQALDHDRLEFHDLTGRCAIASAGAAAMGLGVCVLAAPEIIVGAVVVAGIVVVGFAISEALEAYEKKGRPQVRPPTLPPPTLPPPTLPVPETRPVPEARPVPEVKPVPVTKPAPQETSPEKGPKPEPKGPDFFPPLEPPEALERERRRRCEPIPVPHEGKDDAHNKCADQFPPNRYPGMDVLVDGVSFDALQAGVRVLWEIKTHQFDTYPDFIRKQEIEKEMKQIKKEREAAAACGYGFVIGVSTQAHKKALLDRDPKLNIVVTGCPR; encoded by the coding sequence ATGCGTTTCCGAGCGTGCATCGCCCTGCTGCTCTACGTCTCAGCCTGCGCTACGTCAGCTCCAAGCGCGAGGGAGCCAGCGGCCCGAGACCCGAGACTCGCCAACCTCCAGCGAGCGGCGATGCTGCCCTGGACGGACGGGGGGCGGTGCGCCGTCCGCGAAGCTTCCGAGCCCTGGCCCGTGCTGGCGGAGCGGTGCTATCAGGCCCTCGACCATGACCGGCTCGAGTTTCACGACCTCACGGGAAGATGCGCGATTGCCTCTGCGGGTGCTGCGGCAATGGGGCTCGGAGTCTGTGTGCTGGCCGCACCTGAGATCATCGTGGGGGCGGTAGTTGTGGCGGGCATTGTGGTGGTGGGCTTCGCGATCTCAGAGGCGCTGGAGGCTTACGAGAAGAAGGGCCGTCCCCAGGTTCGGCCGCCTACGCTGCCGCCGCCTACGCTGCCGCCGCCTACGCTGCCGGTGCCTGAGACGCGGCCTGTGCCGGAAGCGCGGCCGGTGCCTGAAGTGAAGCCCGTGCCTGTAACGAAGCCCGCCCCGCAGGAGACCTCGCCGGAAAAAGGGCCCAAGCCGGAGCCCAAGGGGCCGGATTTTTTCCCGCCGCTGGAGCCACCCGAGGCTTTGGAGCGAGAGCGCCGCCGCAGGTGCGAACCCATCCCGGTGCCGCACGAGGGCAAGGATGACGCACATAACAAGTGCGCTGATCAGTTTCCGCCCAACCGTTATCCCGGAATGGATGTGCTCGTGGACGGCGTGAGCTTCGATGCGCTGCAAGCCGGCGTGCGTGTGCTGTGGGAGATCAAGACCCATCAATTCGACACGTACCCTGACTTCATCCGGAAACAGGAGATTGAGAAGGAAATGAAGCAAATAAAAAAGGAACGAGAAGCTGCCGCAGCATGTGGATATGGCTTCGTCATTGGGGTGAGCACCCAAGCGCACAAGAAAGCACTGCTCGATAGGGATCCCAAACTCAATATCGTCGTTACGGGGTGCCCGCGATGA
- a CDS encoding CHAT domain-containing protein — MSSEEAVSGNTTLPHGFDLALEPILPAIDYCLQLPRSLGDTIDWSATLLYKFRNLDLSHNIMIAPVSLLDNEMLLNGLAARHPTLIICSPESESRAQILAEKTMPPLGVAVFDKLNDELRAHHWKVLTQLPLALTAIDGSSYGRIEVPPPKLPKELAGHNVLPSILDAHQLRRTDGIPFSELGDTRNAQLFRLHVRSMIYAIAEMERRKLSKEEATREVYEKIISEIKAEIQLPVAIGLPGVPRKYQQMAYGKKFKPSSANLELERRIIQQCVAHRAVATSGLGIMAEDVPDEAFQALASIEKLVIASPRINSKEVWRQLDRISRHLQKVIGEESLKVMYRANRVHAFTNFPVGLMRLPEHSSPLLCVSPVSIRPVLPLTRTLQMEMSQFPFVFLKKQLRVLIAECLEPDDKIRNLSDSGWKALKEVIETIPGAMCTIGEFKDPQSLAFDLSEKNYDILIISAHGDYDPGRSVAGLRFSTGVSLGLEFKRVPPLVILSACHSSPRGVAAVNIGDMLIRHGALAVLGTLIPVDVRRNATLMVRLFANIKAAIEGTASFRTFEDVWTFVAASNAFNEIMSTTTGLHAAMGAGSHGGFKNSFFDEFMMQRSPGRLTRGHIYKNTEEVLLEIASERGFAHQLRPVIEERSYFPESLFYTMIGRPDRIVFSDDILNAATTSD; from the coding sequence GTGAGTTCAGAGGAGGCCGTTTCTGGCAACACAACGCTTCCTCACGGCTTCGATTTGGCTCTAGAGCCTATTCTTCCCGCGATTGACTACTGCCTCCAATTGCCCCGTTCGCTGGGCGACACCATCGATTGGAGTGCCACGTTGTTGTACAAGTTCCGAAATCTGGATCTCTCGCACAATATAATGATCGCTCCGGTATCTCTTCTAGACAACGAGATGCTGCTTAATGGCCTCGCGGCGCGTCATCCCACATTAATCATATGCTCACCAGAGTCTGAATCACGGGCGCAAATACTGGCTGAAAAAACCATGCCTCCATTAGGGGTGGCTGTCTTCGATAAGTTGAACGATGAACTGCGCGCCCATCATTGGAAAGTGCTCACTCAACTACCCTTAGCCTTAACAGCGATTGATGGCTCCTCTTACGGTCGGATTGAGGTCCCGCCCCCTAAACTCCCGAAAGAACTTGCAGGCCATAACGTTCTCCCATCAATTCTCGATGCACACCAACTAAGACGAACTGACGGCATTCCTTTCTCTGAGCTTGGCGACACGCGCAACGCCCAGCTTTTCCGGTTGCATGTGCGAAGCATGATCTACGCGATTGCAGAGATGGAGCGCCGCAAGCTCTCGAAAGAAGAGGCCACGCGAGAGGTGTATGAGAAGATCATCAGCGAAATAAAGGCAGAAATTCAATTGCCAGTCGCCATTGGTCTACCCGGAGTTCCGCGCAAGTATCAACAAATGGCGTATGGAAAGAAATTCAAGCCGTCGAGTGCCAATCTTGAGCTGGAAAGAAGAATCATCCAGCAGTGCGTTGCGCACCGAGCTGTGGCGACGAGTGGATTGGGTATCATGGCGGAGGATGTTCCTGATGAAGCATTTCAAGCCCTGGCCAGCATCGAAAAGCTTGTCATAGCCTCCCCCAGAATCAACTCGAAAGAGGTTTGGCGTCAACTGGATCGTATTTCGCGTCATCTACAGAAAGTCATTGGCGAAGAGAGCCTCAAGGTGATGTACAGGGCAAATCGCGTGCACGCCTTTACGAATTTTCCGGTAGGGCTCATGAGGCTCCCAGAGCACTCCTCGCCACTTCTGTGTGTGTCACCTGTATCTATCAGGCCTGTGCTTCCCCTGACGCGCACGTTGCAAATGGAAATGAGTCAATTTCCATTTGTGTTTCTAAAGAAGCAGCTTCGGGTTCTAATCGCGGAGTGCCTTGAGCCTGACGATAAAATCAGAAATCTCTCAGACAGTGGCTGGAAAGCATTGAAAGAAGTCATTGAGACTATTCCAGGTGCAATGTGCACCATCGGTGAGTTCAAGGATCCACAATCACTCGCTTTTGATTTGAGCGAAAAAAATTATGACATACTAATTATTAGTGCCCATGGGGATTACGACCCAGGCCGAAGTGTGGCAGGGCTTAGATTTTCGACTGGAGTGAGCCTTGGGCTTGAATTCAAGCGTGTGCCACCACTTGTCATTTTGAGTGCATGCCATTCATCGCCACGCGGTGTGGCGGCAGTAAATATCGGAGATATGTTGATCAGACATGGCGCCCTCGCCGTGTTGGGTACACTCATTCCTGTAGACGTGAGGAGAAATGCGACCCTCATGGTTCGCCTGTTTGCCAACATCAAGGCGGCAATTGAAGGAACAGCGTCATTTCGCACCTTCGAGGATGTCTGGACATTCGTTGCCGCATCAAATGCATTCAATGAAATCATGAGTACGACCACGGGGCTCCATGCGGCAATGGGCGCAGGCTCCCATGGTGGATTTAAAAACAGTTTTTTTGACGAGTTTATGATGCAGCGCTCACCCGGTCGCCTAACACGTGGCCATATTTACAAAAACACAGAAGAGGTTTTACTCGAAATTGCTTCAGAGCGCGGATTCGCACACCAACTTCGCCCTGTCATCGAGGAAAGGAGCTATTTTCCAGAGTCCCTCTTCTATACTATGATTGGTCGGCCCGACCGGATTGTGTTTTCTGATGACATTCTGAATGCTGCGACGACAAGCGATTAA
- a CDS encoding DUF2381 family protein codes for MLPLSPGALLTLALLAGTAGAADPPRASECSAAPLIDLMAKPAELVPGVCVNPGAPTTFVFGAPLPSGAVVLSDNRSVDFAQGGAFVTVYPKRSFLPGERVKLTVRFGDGAAPEEAAFWLVGHAEQGVRSVEVFRSARSADELKREAAEARAEASQCQKEKARLLAERTKLGGLMGAAWLERTEEIHSKDLLEGLVQHPGNALTVEEATSYSNKGSIAVRLLLRNFGTETWTATEAMLTNSMGVDVVLSLWRDAAISSGSSGFVVVGVEKSSEQLGCPCSLKLREEQQARAVTMKGVTFPF; via the coding sequence GTGCTTCCCCTGTCTCCTGGCGCGCTCCTGACGCTGGCTCTCCTCGCTGGCACAGCAGGGGCTGCCGACCCGCCCCGCGCCTCCGAGTGTTCGGCGGCCCCTCTCATTGATTTGATGGCCAAGCCCGCCGAACTGGTGCCCGGCGTATGCGTCAACCCGGGCGCACCGACAACCTTCGTATTTGGTGCGCCGCTGCCCTCAGGGGCAGTCGTGCTTTCCGACAATCGCTCCGTAGACTTCGCACAAGGCGGGGCCTTCGTGACGGTCTACCCCAAGCGGAGCTTCCTGCCAGGGGAGAGGGTGAAGCTGACGGTGCGCTTCGGGGATGGGGCAGCCCCGGAAGAGGCCGCCTTCTGGCTGGTGGGGCACGCGGAGCAAGGGGTCCGGAGTGTGGAGGTGTTCCGCTCCGCGCGCTCGGCGGACGAACTCAAGAGGGAGGCCGCTGAAGCACGGGCCGAAGCGAGCCAGTGCCAGAAGGAGAAGGCGCGGCTACTGGCCGAGCGCACGAAACTGGGAGGGCTCATGGGCGCCGCTTGGCTGGAACGCACCGAGGAGATTCACTCGAAGGACCTTCTCGAGGGGTTGGTGCAACATCCGGGCAACGCGCTGACGGTAGAGGAGGCTACGAGTTACAGCAATAAGGGAAGCATAGCCGTGAGGTTGCTACTTCGTAATTTCGGCACCGAGACATGGACAGCAACAGAGGCCATGCTGACCAATTCCATGGGGGTGGATGTAGTGCTTTCATTATGGCGTGATGCAGCCATTTCTTCCGGCAGTAGTGGATTTGTCGTGGTCGGCGTCGAGAAGAGTTCAGAGCAACTTGGTTGCCCCTGCTCACTCAAACTACGCGAGGAACAACAAGCACGCGCGGTCACAATGAAAGGCGTCACCTTTCCTTTTTGA
- a CDS encoding c-type cytochrome, with amino-acid sequence MTPNDTSSAPNASPGQPSRKLLLAAVAGLMGLGSAGCGQPDEPPPSQGVPDPEPQGPHVVSRSTVEGGLTFERFSADCEQRGGFVQTHAVCSGNNSCKGVSYNRFDYSLTEHTCKALNSCGGMSCIELPADSGKTGEEVYKNSCGPVCHSHTNTTAFVYYVAPGTAPDTARQQFLSRSRLYQQSIVAFGIHGMSADGVLSANMPAFHAKYSRKEIERVVDYVRQLELEVEAYEVMGPAAPVP; translated from the coding sequence ATGACGCCGAATGACACCTCCTCCGCCCCGAACGCCAGCCCTGGGCAGCCATCCCGGAAGCTCCTGCTGGCCGCCGTGGCCGGCCTCATGGGGCTCGGCTCCGCTGGCTGCGGCCAGCCCGACGAGCCGCCTCCTTCCCAGGGCGTACCCGATCCGGAGCCGCAGGGGCCCCACGTCGTGAGCCGGAGTACCGTCGAGGGAGGGCTGACCTTCGAGCGCTTCTCCGCTGACTGCGAGCAGCGCGGCGGCTTCGTGCAGACGCATGCCGTGTGTTCTGGCAACAACTCCTGCAAAGGCGTCTCCTACAACCGCTTCGACTACTCGCTCACGGAACACACCTGCAAGGCGCTCAACTCCTGCGGTGGCATGAGCTGCATCGAGCTCCCCGCGGACTCGGGCAAGACGGGCGAGGAGGTCTACAAGAACTCGTGCGGCCCTGTGTGCCACAGTCATACCAACACCACGGCATTCGTGTACTACGTGGCACCGGGCACCGCTCCGGACACCGCCCGGCAGCAATTCCTCAGCCGTTCCCGGCTCTACCAGCAGTCCATCGTGGCCTTTGGCATCCACGGGATGAGCGCCGACGGGGTCCTGTCCGCCAACATGCCTGCGTTTCACGCGAAGTACTCGCGCAAGGAAATCGAGCGCGTCGTCGACTACGTGCGCCAGTTGGAGCTCGAGGTCGAGGCCTATGAGGTCATGGGGCCCGCCGCCCCGGTCCCATGA
- a CDS encoding DNA-binding domain-containing protein: MSPSRAPPEWLAGFQERFGATLRTPLDASSGTLRPVEQGTGRGLYNRQYWFRLFEVLQGEYPLTARLLGLFPFNLLVQRFAREHPPREWDLRLAGRGFGSWLRTQVSSLPAGLPAAALAEATDIDTAWSEVWMAPEVPAWAPSPEELATLEERFLRASPACRLLEESWPLVALRRTLGPDADARRQPLPPPLPTRQHWMLLRHGEALIQVPLSPVRARLLWALRTKTFGAALAEVEASLPLSEQEALVAHIGTWLAEGLRWGFWVGTADR, translated from the coding sequence GTGAGCCCCTCGCGTGCGCCCCCGGAGTGGCTCGCCGGTTTCCAGGAGCGGTTCGGTGCCACACTGCGGACGCCACTCGATGCCTCGTCGGGCACGCTGCGCCCGGTGGAGCAGGGCACGGGGCGGGGGCTCTACAACCGGCAATACTGGTTCCGGCTCTTCGAGGTGCTCCAGGGCGAGTACCCGCTCACGGCCCGACTCCTCGGGCTGTTCCCATTCAACCTGCTCGTCCAGCGCTTCGCGCGCGAGCATCCCCCCCGGGAGTGGGATCTGCGGCTGGCGGGCCGGGGCTTTGGAAGCTGGCTCCGGACGCAGGTGTCCTCGCTGCCCGCGGGGCTGCCCGCCGCGGCCCTCGCCGAGGCGACGGACATCGACACGGCCTGGAGCGAGGTGTGGATGGCGCCGGAGGTGCCCGCCTGGGCTCCCTCTCCAGAAGAGCTCGCGACGCTCGAGGAGCGGTTCCTGCGGGCATCCCCCGCGTGCCGCCTGCTGGAGGAGAGCTGGCCCCTGGTGGCGCTCCGGCGGACGCTGGGGCCGGACGCGGACGCGCGGCGCCAGCCCCTGCCGCCCCCCCTCCCCACGCGCCAGCACTGGATGTTGCTGCGCCACGGGGAGGCCCTGATCCAGGTGCCGCTGTCCCCGGTGAGGGCGCGCCTGCTATGGGCCCTGCGCACGAAGACGTTCGGCGCCGCGCTCGCGGAGGTGGAGGCGTCCCTGCCGCTCTCGGAGCAAGAGGCGCTCGTGGCGCACATCGGCACATGGCTCGCCGAGGGACTGCGGTGGGGCTTCTGGGTGGGGACGGCCGACCGGTAG
- a CDS encoding IS4 family transposase, translated as MRKPRLDDQQVHTFLESLFEEDLHAKRVLSLAYAVLGVIHAASLGVHLIGKALAWARGTKSKHGVKQVDRLLSNQGIDVWALFAQWVPFALGQRSEALVALDWTDFDADGQTTLVASLVASHGRTTPLVWLTVEKSALEGMRNDVEDFVLNRLRQVVPERVRLTLLADRGFGDQKFYALLEQLKFDYVVRFRQCIQVMDETGEKKSAGEWVPESGRAVRMVGARVTQDEAPVGAVVCVKQKGMKEAWCLATSLKEATAAFVVGLYGKRFRTEETFRDMKDLRFGMGLSSVRVRSTERRDRLLLVSALACALLTLLGAAGESLGMERYLKANTVKTRTYSLFRQGCEYYQAIPMMPEEQLVPLMKRFASLLREQPVFQEFLGPI; from the coding sequence ATGCGTAAGCCTCGCCTTGATGACCAGCAGGTGCATACCTTTCTGGAGTCCCTCTTCGAAGAAGACCTGCACGCCAAGCGCGTGTTGTCCCTGGCCTACGCGGTCCTGGGTGTCATTCACGCTGCCAGCCTGGGGGTTCATCTCATTGGCAAAGCCCTGGCGTGGGCGCGAGGCACCAAGAGCAAGCATGGGGTGAAGCAGGTGGACCGGCTCTTGTCCAACCAAGGGATTGATGTCTGGGCGCTGTTCGCACAGTGGGTGCCCTTTGCCTTGGGACAGAGAAGCGAGGCACTGGTGGCGCTGGACTGGACGGACTTCGATGCGGATGGGCAGACAACGCTGGTGGCGTCGTTGGTGGCGAGCCATGGACGCACGACGCCCCTGGTCTGGCTCACGGTGGAGAAGTCCGCCTTGGAGGGGATGCGCAATGACGTTGAGGATTTCGTACTCAATCGACTGCGGCAGGTGGTGCCCGAGCGGGTGCGGCTCACACTACTGGCCGACCGGGGCTTTGGAGACCAGAAGTTCTATGCGCTGCTCGAGCAACTGAAGTTTGACTACGTGGTGCGCTTCCGTCAGTGCATTCAAGTGATGGATGAGACGGGAGAGAAGAAGAGCGCGGGCGAGTGGGTGCCCGAATCGGGCCGGGCGGTGCGCATGGTGGGAGCGCGAGTCACCCAGGACGAAGCGCCCGTGGGAGCTGTGGTGTGCGTGAAGCAGAAGGGAATGAAGGAGGCGTGGTGCCTGGCGACGAGCTTGAAAGAAGCGACGGCGGCCTTCGTGGTGGGGCTGTATGGCAAGAGGTTTCGAACGGAGGAAACATTCCGCGACATGAAGGACTTGCGTTTTGGAATGGGCCTGTCGTCGGTGAGGGTCCGCTCGACGGAGAGGCGGGACCGGCTGCTGTTGGTGAGCGCGCTGGCCTGCGCATTGCTGACGCTGCTGGGGGCGGCGGGGGAGAGCTTGGGGATGGAGCGCTACCTCAAAGCCAACACAGTGAAGACGCGCACCTACTCACTCTTCCGGCAGGGCTGTGAGTATTACCAAGCCATCCCGATGATGCCGGAGGAGCAGCTCGTCCCGTTGATGAAGCGATTCGCTTCGCTGTTACGTGAACAGCCAGTTTTTCAGGAATTTCTCGGCCCAATATGA
- a CDS encoding FixH family protein, which produces MRLPARLAHVLLSVLLACACSPGSEPGTAPDAGGDTASGLVRLEAGFEGTLQPRGNRLRIHVTDTAGTPVEATRVSVSLWMPGHGHGAPAPAVTREARGDYLATVDFTMPGTWTVTIQVDTEGRSDTLELSVEAP; this is translated from the coding sequence ATGCGTCTTCCCGCTCGCCTCGCCCATGTCCTGCTTTCCGTCCTGCTCGCCTGCGCGTGCTCTCCCGGGTCCGAGCCTGGCACCGCTCCCGATGCCGGAGGAGACACCGCGAGCGGGCTGGTGCGGCTCGAGGCGGGCTTCGAGGGGACGCTGCAACCGCGCGGCAACAGGCTCCGCATCCACGTGACGGACACCGCCGGGACACCGGTGGAGGCCACGCGGGTTTCTGTCAGCCTGTGGATGCCCGGACACGGCCATGGTGCGCCCGCGCCCGCCGTCACCCGCGAGGCGCGCGGGGACTATCTGGCCACTGTGGACTTCACCATGCCGGGCACGTGGACCGTCACCATCCAGGTGGACACGGAGGGGCGCAGCGACACCCTCGAGTTATCCGTGGAAGCCCCGTGA
- a CDS encoding DUF692 domain-containing protein codes for MSRPVPTPRADALGLGLRLPHLEALKQAWPESVAYVEIISENYLGAAAPPRRHLAWVRERVPVVLHGVGLNLLGHEPLDEAYLDEVCRLADAMDAPFVSDHLCWVRAGGLSHHDLLPTPFRADLIDFAAERAAWVQRRLGRPFGLENLSSYVSFPESDLTEWEFYASVVREAGCYFMLDLNNIYVSGRNHGFDPRGYLDAIDFGRVLQVHLAGHEPEPDGTLVDTHGQPVDGAVWELYAQAWRRGGPFPTLLEWDTNVPPLARAVEELERAAGVRA; via the coding sequence ATGAGCCGTCCGGTCCCCACGCCGAGGGCGGATGCCCTGGGGCTCGGGCTGCGCCTGCCCCACCTGGAAGCGCTCAAGCAGGCGTGGCCGGAATCGGTGGCCTACGTGGAAATCATCAGCGAGAACTACCTGGGGGCGGCGGCGCCCCCCCGGAGGCACCTCGCGTGGGTGCGCGAGCGCGTGCCCGTGGTGCTCCATGGCGTGGGCCTGAACCTGCTGGGCCATGAGCCGCTGGACGAGGCCTACCTCGACGAGGTGTGCCGGTTGGCGGACGCGATGGACGCTCCCTTCGTGAGCGACCACCTGTGCTGGGTGCGCGCCGGAGGACTGTCGCACCATGACCTGCTTCCAACGCCCTTCCGGGCGGATCTGATCGACTTCGCCGCCGAGCGGGCCGCGTGGGTGCAGCGCCGGCTGGGCAGGCCCTTCGGGCTGGAGAACCTCTCCTCGTACGTTTCCTTTCCCGAGTCGGACCTGACCGAGTGGGAGTTCTACGCCTCCGTCGTCCGGGAGGCGGGGTGCTACTTCATGCTCGACCTGAACAACATCTACGTTTCGGGGAGGAATCACGGCTTCGACCCCCGCGGCTACCTGGATGCCATCGACTTCGGCCGGGTCCTCCAGGTGCACCTCGCGGGGCACGAGCCCGAGCCGGACGGAACGCTCGTGGACACCCACGGCCAGCCCGTGGATGGGGCGGTGTGGGAGCTCTACGCCCAGGCGTGGCGCCGGGGAGGGCCCTTCCCGACGCTGCTGGAGTGGGACACGAACGTGCCGCCTCTGGCTCGCGCGGTAGAGGAGCTGGAGCGCGCCGCCGGGGTTCGCGCGTGA